The nucleotide sequence GTCATGGAAGAAGGAGTACTGACTGTTGGTACGGAAGGTACGTATGCACCGTTTACGTTCCACAACGAATCTGGTGAATTAACGGGTTATGATGTAGAGGTAGTCCGTGAAGTAGGAAAAAGAATGGGTGTAGAAGTGAAGTTTGAAGAAACGCAATGGGATTCTATGTTTGCTGGTTTAAATGCGGAGCGCTTTGATTTGATTGCGAACCAGGTGGGCATTAATGAAGAACGTTTGGCTAACTATGACTTCTCTGTTCCTTATACGTATTCTGCAGCAGTAGTGGTAGTTCCAGAAGATAATACATCTATCACATCCTTTGAAGATTTAGAGGGAAAAAAATCCGCACAATCTCTGACGAGTAACTTTGGTGCAATTGCAAAAGAAAATGGAGCAGAGATAGAAGGGGTAGAAGGCCTTGCCCAATCCATTGAATTAATTAAACAAGGTCGAGTGGACGTAACGGTTAATGATAAATTGGCAGTTTTAGACTACATGAATCAACAAAAGGATGCAGGTATTAAAATTGTAGCACAAGAAGAATCTGTATCTGAAACGGCATTAGCTTTTAGAAAAGGTAATGAAGACTTAGTAGAAGCCATTAATGAACAACTAGAAGCGATGAAAGAAGACGGAACACTAAGCGAGATTGCTAAAGAGTGGTTTGGTGAAGATGTTTCATCAAAATAATGTGCTGCTAACGATTACAGGTGACATGCATGGGTGGGAGTTGTTTGTAAACTCCCTTTGGCCAATGATTCAAGGGGGAATCCAATATACAATTCCCCTTACGCTTATTTCGTTCTTTTTTGGGCTTTTACTCGCTTTGGTAATTGCGGTTATGAGGCTTTCTCCCATTGCGATTGTAAGAGCACCTGCTGTCGCATTTGTTTCAGCTATTAGAGGTACGCCTTTACTCGTGCAATTATTTATCGTCTTTTACGGGCTGCCCAACTTAAATGTTACAATAGATCCCTTTCCGAGTGCCGTTATCGCATTTTCATTGAATGTTGGCGCGTATGCCTCGGAGATTATTCGAGCTTCTATTTTGTCGATTCCGAAGGGGCAATGGGAGGCAGGCTACACGATTGGAATGACCTATAACCAGGCGTTGCGAAGAATTGTATTGCCACAAGCCGCTCGTGTTTCCATTCCGCCTTTATCGAATACGTTTATTAGCTTAGTGAAGGATACATCACTAGCTTCGCTTATTTTAGTAACTGAATTATTTCGAAAAGCACAGGAAATTACAGCAAGAACCTATGACTTTCTATTACTCTATTTGGAAGCGGCTCTTTTATATTGGATTATTTGCTTTGTTCTTTCTGTGATTCAAACGTTGATAGAAAATAGACTGGAACGCCATATTGCTAAGTAGAGAGGAGGACCATGATGTATGTATCAGTAAAAGGATTAACGAAATCCTTTGGAGATTTAAACGTGTTAGACCATATCGACATGGATATCGCGAAAGGGAAAGTCCTTGCCATCATTGGGCCTTCAGGATCAGGCAAAACGACGCTACTCCGCTGTTTAAATGCTCTTGAAATGCCCGATAAAGGGTCTTTTCACTTTTATGATGATTGGAACATTAATTTTGCGAATAAAGTAAAGAAAAATGACATTTTAAGCTTACGGAAGCGCTCAGGGATGGTGTTTCAATCTTACAATCTGTTTCCACATAAAACGGCATTAGAAAATGTAACGGAAGGACCGATCGTTGTCCAAAAGCGGGATAGAAAGGAAGTTCTTCAGCTAGCGGAGCGTTTATTAGAAAAGGTAGGTCTACAGGATAAAAAGGAATTGTATCCTTTCCAGCTTTCGGGAGGTCAACAGCAACGGGTAGGGATAGCAAGAGCCTTAGCGATGGAACCGGAATTAATGTTGTTTGACGAACCGACATCTGCTTTAGATCCTGAGTTGGTAGGAGAAGTGTTACAAGTTATAAAGGAACTAGCCGGTGAAGGCTGGACGATGGTCATTGTAACGCATGAACTGAAATTTGCGGAACAAGTAGCCGATAAAGTGATCTTCATGGATCAAGGCGGCATTGTGGAACAAGGTCCACCAGAAGAAGTGTTAAAAAAACCAAAGCAAGAAAGAACCAAACAGTTTTTAGATCGAGTATTGAATCCTTAAGCAAACGAACTCATTCGTTTGCTTTTTGTTTTTCGGTTATACTGCATATGGACAACTCATAGACTCTACTATCAGGATATAGAGGAGCTTTTCTATGGGGATATTAAAAGAATTCCGTCATTTTGTTGTGCGAGGAAATGCAGCAGATATGGGAATTGGAATGGTACTAGGTGCTGCGTTCAGTAGTGTCATTGATTCGATTGTGACTGATGTATTGTTGCCTCCAATAGGATTAGTCCTAGCCAAGATGAACTTTTCCAATTTATTTATAAGTTTAAACGGTGAACACTATCCTTCCTTGTCTGCTGCTCAAGAAGCAGGTGCTGCAACGATAAACTATGGACTTTTTATAACAGCGATCATTCGCTTCACAATCATTCTTTTTACGGTGTTTCTGGTCGTTAGACAGATTAATCGATTGCGTAAACCGGATCAGACCCCAATGGATTCCATGATGAAAAAGGAGTGTCCTTACTGCATTACATCTATTCCAGCAAAAGCTGTTAAATGTTCAAGCTGTGGTTCTACTTTAGATGACTCTAGTATGGGTAGATTCATCAAACAGAAACGGAAAGAAAAGGTAAAGCTCCGAATCCGATAAAATAAGCCTTAGGACGTAGGGCTAATCCACCTTTCATCCGTATTCATAGTGACTGGTCAACCCTATAATGAAGATAAGATTAAATGAACGGATAGGAAGGGTTGATTGATCCGATATGATTTCAAATCAGATGAGAGAGCTTAAAATATCAGGAAGTGGAAGTACCTCAGGCGGAACTTATGGATATGTAAAGATTAATGGAAATGGAACCGTATATGGAGATTTAACTTGTCAAGAATTTGTGACTGGAGGAAGCTCTAAAGTAGAAGGCGATCTAACAAGTGAATTGATTGTTATTAAAGGAAAAACTAATGTGGATGGAAGTGTACAAGCCGAAATTATGGAAGTTCAAGGAACGTGTAAAGTAGCAGGAAGTACATCTTTTAGAGAACTCGTTGTGAAAGGTTCTACTAAGGTTGCAGGTTCTTTATCTGGAGATGAGCTTCTGCTTAAAGGGACTTTGAAGGTTAATGGGGACTGTGATGTCACTCTAGCCAAAATGCAAGGCTGTTTTACCGTATATGGGGCACTTAAAACAGAGCACGCTTCTATTAAGCTGCATGGAAAATGTTCTGCGACATCTATATATGCAAAAAGACTTGAAGTCATAAAAGGTGGACTGTCCTTTGGATTAGAAAACTTGTTTGAAGGGTTTGCAAAAGAGCTTCGAACGGACACTATTGTTGCTGAAACGGTATATTTGGAACATACACGAGCGAACATTGTAAAAGGAAAGAATGTCTATATCGGTCCAGAATGTCACATTGATTATGTGGAATATACCGACGAAATTACGATATCACCTGATGCGGTGGTCAAGGAGAAAAAGCAGGTGTAAAGAGGGATTCCTTCTCTACACCTTTACTGTAATTTTCAGACTATTCATGTCCTGGGAAATACTGCCCCATTTTAACGAGAAGTAAAAAGGCTTCCATCTATCCAATATCTCCACGGGAAATTTTTTGCTTCTCCTGAATTATCAATCCCGATACGGGGTCCTTCTTTCACGGAGAAGGATGTAAATCCCCTAGGACGTTCACTAATCCAAAGAGGAGGGTCTTGAAGAGAATGGCCATAATCCTCCATTGTAATTCCTAATGCCTTCGTTAGCTTTCCGGGACCATTTGTCATTTGATGGATGGTTTTCATGTTTGGACGTCTTTTTTTCATAAGCTCATGGTTGTAGTAAGGTTCGATAGCTCGTATGAGAACCGCTTCAGGCTTATCAACCGGGCCAGATACGACATTAAACAGGCAATGCGTGTGCATAGAATAGGTATAAGTCACTCCAGGTCTGCCAAACATAATCTCCGTTCTTTTGGTTCTTCGATTGTTGAAACTGTGGGCCGCTCGATCTTCAGGTCCTTTATACGCTTCTGTCTCTACGATGATTCCTGCCGATACCCCTTCTTTAGTTTCTTTAAAGAGCAAACAGCCTAGTAGGGCTTGAGCTAATTCTAAAGTATGTTTTTCATAAAAGGATAAAGAGAGTGGAGGGTGTTCGCCAAAGTAATCTATACTCATCATACCAATAGTCCCTTCCCGTGTTATGTATCTTCATTGTAAGAAAAACAGCCCCTAGCTAGGGGCTGTGGTTGTTCATTATTATTAATCTTCGTCTACTGGATATACACCATTTTCATCATGTACTTCATTTCCGCTTAGAGGTGGGTTGAATACGCACACCATTCTCATATCGGAGCCAGGATGAGCACGTAGTAAATGCTCGTCATGTTTGTCTAATGCGTAGATCATATCTTTTTTGATTGGCCATACTTTGTTGTCGCTAAGGGTTTCGACTTCCCCTTCGCCTTCGATGCAGTAAACAGCTTCTAGGTGATTTTGGTACCAAATATGCGTTTCTGTACCTGCTTTAATAATTGTATCGTTTACGGAATAGCCCATGCCGTCTTTTTTCGTTAAGAGCCTACGGCTAACCCAAGTGCCTCCGTCTACTTCTTTTTCTGTTCCTAAAATGTCGTTAAGTGCAACTACTTTCATGTCTTTGTTCCTCCTAGTAAATTAATTCGTAACAGGTTCTTTTGTAAGTTCTTTTACGCTCTCTTCAATGACTTGGAAGCCTTTTTCAAGTCCTTCTTTATCAATGTTTAGAGGTGGGAATAGTTTAAATACTTCATCTTTTGGTCCAGATGTTTCCATGATTAGTCCTTTTTCAAATGCCTTTGCTGCAATTTTACCAGCTAGCCCATCGACTTCTGTTCCGATTCCGACCATGAAGCCTCTACCTTTTACTTCTCCTTTAAGCTCTGGATAGTCCTTCACAATCTTAGAAAGGAAATCATATATTAAAGTAGATTTCTCTTGAATTCCTTTTTCAAAGGATTCATCTTCCCAATAGCTTAATGCTGCAGTAGCTGTAACAAAAGCATGGTTATTTCCGCGGAAAGTTCCGTTGTGCTCACCTGGATCCCAGATATCTAAATCCGGGCGTAATAGAGTAACCGCGAATGGTAGTCCATAACCGCTTAGAGATTTTGATAGACATACGATGTCTGGCTTAATACCTGCTTTTTCAAAACTGAAGAACGTACCAGTACGACCGACACCAGCTTGAACATCATCGATGATCAGCATAATGCCCCAACGGT is from Radiobacillus kanasensis and encodes:
- a CDS encoding amino acid ABC transporter ATP-binding protein; this translates as MYVSVKGLTKSFGDLNVLDHIDMDIAKGKVLAIIGPSGSGKTTLLRCLNALEMPDKGSFHFYDDWNINFANKVKKNDILSLRKRSGMVFQSYNLFPHKTALENVTEGPIVVQKRDRKEVLQLAERLLEKVGLQDKKELYPFQLSGGQQQRVGIARALAMEPELMLFDEPTSALDPELVGEVLQVIKELAGEGWTMVIVTHELKFAEQVADKVIFMDQGGIVEQGPPEEVLKKPKQERTKQFLDRVLNP
- a CDS encoding ectoine synthase, whose product is MKVVALNDILGTEKEVDGGTWVSRRLLTKKDGMGYSVNDTIIKAGTETHIWYQNHLEAVYCIEGEGEVETLSDNKVWPIKKDMIYALDKHDEHLLRAHPGSDMRMVCVFNPPLSGNEVHDENGVYPVDED
- a CDS encoding polymer-forming cytoskeletal protein; amino-acid sequence: MISNQMRELKISGSGSTSGGTYGYVKINGNGTVYGDLTCQEFVTGGSSKVEGDLTSELIVIKGKTNVDGSVQAEIMEVQGTCKVAGSTSFRELVVKGSTKVAGSLSGDELLLKGTLKVNGDCDVTLAKMQGCFTVYGALKTEHASIKLHGKCSATSIYAKRLEVIKGGLSFGLENLFEGFAKELRTDTIVAETVYLEHTRANIVKGKNVYIGPECHIDYVEYTDEITISPDAVVKEKKQV
- the mscL gene encoding large conductance mechanosensitive channel protein MscL — translated: MGILKEFRHFVVRGNAADMGIGMVLGAAFSSVIDSIVTDVLLPPIGLVLAKMNFSNLFISLNGEHYPSLSAAQEAGAATINYGLFITAIIRFTIILFTVFLVVRQINRLRKPDQTPMDSMMKKECPYCITSIPAKAVKCSSCGSTLDDSSMGRFIKQKRKEKVKLRIR
- a CDS encoding amino acid ABC transporter permease gives rise to the protein MFHQNNVLLTITGDMHGWELFVNSLWPMIQGGIQYTIPLTLISFFFGLLLALVIAVMRLSPIAIVRAPAVAFVSAIRGTPLLVQLFIVFYGLPNLNVTIDPFPSAVIAFSLNVGAYASEIIRASILSIPKGQWEAGYTIGMTYNQALRRIVLPQAARVSIPPLSNTFISLVKDTSLASLILVTELFRKAQEITARTYDFLLLYLEAALLYWIICFVLSVIQTLIENRLERHIAK
- a CDS encoding amino acid ABC transporter substrate-binding protein, encoding MKKLLFMFLTISLIALLAACGSNNEDTQSDNNAEKEGTEETASLHDKVMEEGVLTVGTEGTYAPFTFHNESGELTGYDVEVVREVGKRMGVEVKFEETQWDSMFAGLNAERFDLIANQVGINEERLANYDFSVPYTYSAAVVVVPEDNTSITSFEDLEGKKSAQSLTSNFGAIAKENGAEIEGVEGLAQSIELIKQGRVDVTVNDKLAVLDYMNQQKDAGIKIVAQEESVSETALAFRKGNEDLVEAINEQLEAMKEDGTLSEIAKEWFGEDVSSK
- a CDS encoding DNA-3-methyladenine glycosylase, which produces MSIDYFGEHPPLSLSFYEKHTLELAQALLGCLLFKETKEGVSAGIIVETEAYKGPEDRAAHSFNNRRTKRTEIMFGRPGVTYTYSMHTHCLFNVVSGPVDKPEAVLIRAIEPYYNHELMKKRRPNMKTIHQMTNGPGKLTKALGITMEDYGHSLQDPPLWISERPRGFTSFSVKEGPRIGIDNSGEAKNFPWRYWIDGSLFTSR